Sequence from the Burkholderiaceae bacterium DAT-1 genome:
CTGCACCAGACCATCTGCAACCATTTGCTTTGCTGCGCCGCCGCTTTGGGCCAAGCCCAGTGCCTTGATCAGGCTGTCGAGGGTGATGAACTCCCCGTTCAGTTCGAATTCGTGATTCATTTGGCTTTTCCTTGATGTCTGATGAGGATATTGAATGCGCGTGCCGCCAGCGTCATGCCGAACGTGGCAGTGACCACCACGGCAGAGCCATAGCCCGCGCAATTGAGTGCAGCGCCCGACGCAGGCGCACAGGCCGCTGCTGGCCTGACAATCTGTTCTTCCGAGAACACGCATTCGATACCGAAGCGTTTCCCGTCGCGCGGAAAACCATAATTGCGGCGCAAATCGGCACGTAGTTTGGACAGTAGTGCATCACCCTGACTCTGGGCGATGTCGCCACTGGCAATGCGGGTCGGATCCATTCTGCCGCCCGCTCCGCCCGATACGAGTAGCGGGATGCGCTGGCGCTTGCAATGCGCAACCAGCGCCGATTTCACCCGCAATTGATCCATGCAGTCGATCACCACGTCAAATCTGCGATCAATCAGACTAGCCAGATTGTCCTGTGTCAGAAAATCGTCGACCTCATGCACTTGAACGCGCGGATTGATCGCGCGAATGCGATCGGCCATTGCCGTAACTTTGGCAGCGCCCAGCGTATCGCTCAGGGCATGCAGCTGACGATTGATGTTGCTGGGTGCAATGTGATCCAGATCAATCAGCGTAATCTGTCCGACTGCACTCCGTGCCAGCGCTTCAGCGGCCCAGCTGCCGACGCCTCCGATCCCGATGACGCATACATGTGCGGATGCAAACGCATGCAAGCCAACGTCACCATACAGGCGTGCAACACCACCAAATCGGCGTTCATAATCAAGTGCGGATGGATCGGTTGGCGAAGTCATGGCTTCCATGGGGGCATCGGGCAAAAGGCGCATTTTACCCTGCAATGCAAAGCAAGGCTGCACGGTTTGTCCGATGCTATCCGAATGACTACCAGCTACCGGTATTCGGCATGGATACCCATGGCTCAACCGGTGCCAGTGCCTCGCCTTTTTGCAACAATTCGATCGAGATGCCATCCGGCGAGCGAACAAAGGCCATGCGTCCATCACGTGGTGGGCGGTTAATCAGGATGCCGCGATCCATCAAATGCTGGCAGTAGGCGTGAATATCATCCACTTCATAAGCCAAATGACCAAAGTTGCGGCCGCCGGTGTACACCTCCGGATCCCAGTTCCAGGTCAATTCCAGTTCTGCGTCAGGCTGGCCGGGGGCTGCCAGGTAAACCAGCGTAAAGCGACCGGCCTCATAATCTTTGCGACGCGTCAGTTCGAGGCCGAGTGCATCGCGATAGAACCGGATGGATGCATCCAGATCAGTGACTCGAACCATAGTATGCAGATAGCGCATGAAAATCTCCTGTCGGGCCACCATTCGGCAGATGGCCGGAAAAAGTACATGAAAGTGGCGTGGTTAGCTGCTTTACTGGGTAGATATGGTAAGGCTGAATGGTGAACTTGCAAGTCCTTCGAACAGAAAATTGTGTGGAAGCTATTGACGAATTGTGCAGGAGACTTATAATGCTCGTCTTCCCCGGGTCGTTAGCTCAGTCGGTAGAGCAGCGGACTTTTAATCCGTTGGTCGCAGGTTCGAGTCCCGCACGACCCACCAGGGAAACGGGTTGTTAGCTCAGTTGGTAGAGCAGCGGACTCTTAATCCGTAGGTCCACAGTTCGAATCTGTGACAACCCACAAATGCTAGATATGTGTATCTGATACACATATCCGGGGCGTTAGCTCAGTTGGTAGAGCAGCGGACTCTTAATCCGTAGGTCCACAGTTCGAATCTGTGACGCCCCACCAAATTTTAAAACCCGCAGATGAAAGTCTGCGGGTTTTTCATATCTATCGAATCGTGCAGGTAAATGAAGCTTACTTGTCTGACTGTATGATGCGATTTCAATAAAAAAGGAGGCGTATGCCTCCTCTTTTCATTCGGCAGACGTGTGCCGATGTCTGCCTTAGATGCGCAGTGTATCGATGGAGCCGCCATTTTCCAGATGATCGGCAACCCACTGTGGCTTGCGGCCACGACCGGTCCAGGTTTGTTCTGGATTGGCCGGGTTGCGGAATTGAGCTGCCACGGTGCCACGCTTGCTGCCGCGCTTGGCGGAAGTTTCGGTCACCAGATCTGCCAGTGTGAAGCCGCGCTCAGCTGCCAGACGTTGCAGTTCAGCCAGAGTTTGCTTGCGGTCTTCAACCTTGCGGCGCTCAACTTCGCGCTCGAGGTCTTTTTGCAGTTGGGCCAGTTGTGGCAGTGTGAAAGCAGAAAAATCAATCATCATTTATCTCCGATGGAGCCTGTGGGCATGGAATGAATACTGTCCAATTATTATTGGAATAAAGAATAATTTCAAGGGCAATATTGAATCTCTTTACTTCATATTTTTGTATTGAGTAAATCTGCCCTCTCTTGAAGACTATCAGCTTGAGGTTGAAAGTTCGCTTCCTGAAGGTTGATTGAGTACCAGATATGCCTTTTTCAGTTGAATATCGACTTCTCTCAGCTGTTGCACAATGGTCGATTCAATCTCTTCAAGTTCATTAATACGAGTTTCCAGTGTATCAGTTGCTTTGTGAATACGTTTGACACTTTCCAGTCGGCGACGCAGTTGAATCTGGTGTTCACGTACCTGAGTTTCCATGGGCGCCATCACTGCTTTTAACCAGTGATCAATATCGCGATTGGCAACTTCATAAACATGCAGGATACGGCTGGCAATTGTTTCGAAAAATTTGCTAGTCATGGTGTTCTGCGAGGTTGTCAGAATCGTACCCAGATTGTTGAAATGCTCATTGAAACTCTTTTCAAGACGAGCGATTTCTTTGTGATACTTGAGTGTCGAGAATGGAGGCGGGCTGCTATTGACCAAGCCGTGTTCCTCACTGAACCGACGATACATGCCAGCCATCATGGCTTGAATTTCAGCGACTTGCTCGGCAGATTTAGAAATATCGCCATTAATGTCGCGGAAGAACCGTTGCATTGCACCGGTAATACCAGTAGACAACTTGGCACGTTGCATATCGGTGCGTGCCTCGTTGATGCGCTTCTTTAGTCTATCTACTGATACGTGGCTGTACAGTGTATTGGTTTGCTGCGTAAACACACTCCGCAGGGCTTGAAAACGAACCATGCCTTTTTCAAAGTGCTGCTTTTCATCCTGAATTTTATCTAGCATTGATTCGATGACGTCACGGTTCTTGCCGCGCAGCGCGCCCAATTCTGTCAGTTGCTCGCGAATACTTGCATGGCGTGCGTCCAGAATGGCGCGCGTCGCCAGCGCAAGATCCTCTATTTCAGTTAATGTGTTATCGCGTACGATTTCCTGCTTTGCAGGGATCAATTCGTCAGATAACGCATACTCCAGCGCCATCAATCGGGTTCGGTCAAGTAAGGCCGCATCTTCATGAATTTTCGCATACAGTGCTTTTTGTGCAGATACTGGAAACACCTGATCCGAATGAATGCCAAGCAGGGTAGCGCTTTGGTTGGTCTGCTTGTCGATTTCGGCATTGATCTCGGATTCTGATTTCAGGCTATCCCACAAACCGTCGATTTTGTTCAATACCACGATGCGCCCACGTCGCGAGCCGGGGGCTCGGCTAATGTGATTGCGCCATACCTCTATGTCGGATTTGGTCACGCCGGTATCTGCGGCCAGAATGAACAAGATGGCGTGTGCATTGGGCAGCAGATTCAGGGTCAGCTCAGGTTCGGTACCAATTGCGTTCAGACCCGGGGTGTCCAGAATGACGAGACCCTTTTCCAGTAAAGGATGCGGGAAATTGATCACTGCATGGCGCCAGCACGGAATTTCGATTTTGCCATCGCGAATGGTGAGTTTGAGGTCTGGATCTTCATCATCGAACAGACCTAGAGAGCGCGCTTCGTCCAATGTAGCCCAACGGGTTTGACCGACTTCCTGAAAGGCTGCCTGCATGTCTTCTGCAGATTCGGTATTCAATGGCAGCGTATGCCACTCATCCGGGTAGCGGCGAT
This genomic interval carries:
- a CDS encoding RNA-binding S4 domain-containing protein, producing the protein MNHEFELNGEFITLDSLIKALGLAQSGGAAKQMVADGLVQVDGQIELRKTCKIRAGQVVKLAEDVIRVVQG
- a CDS encoding tRNA threonylcarbamoyladenosine dehydratase yields the protein MEAMTSPTDPSALDYERRFGGVARLYGDVGLHAFASAHVCVIGIGGVGSWAAEALARSAVGQITLIDLDHIAPSNINRQLHALSDTLGAAKVTAMADRIRAINPRVQVHEVDDFLTQDNLASLIDRRFDVVIDCMDQLRVKSALVAHCKRQRIPLLVSGGAGGRMDPTRIASGDIAQSQGDALLSKLRADLRRNYGFPRDGKRFGIECVFSEEQIVRPAAACAPASGAALNCAGYGSAVVVTATFGMTLAARAFNILIRHQGKAK
- a CDS encoding VOC family protein, which produces MRYLHTMVRVTDLDASIRFYRDALGLELTRRKDYEAGRFTLVYLAAPGQPDAELELTWNWDPEVYTGGRNFGHLAYEVDDIHAYCQHLMDRGILINRPPRDGRMAFVRSPDGISIELLQKGEALAPVEPWVSMPNTGSW
- a CDS encoding H-NS histone family protein; this encodes MIDFSAFTLPQLAQLQKDLEREVERRKVEDRKQTLAELQRLAAERGFTLADLVTETSAKRGSKRGTVAAQFRNPANPEQTWTGRGRKPQWVADHLENGGSIDTLRI
- a CDS encoding dynamin family protein, whose protein sequence is MSNNHLVADFEAYSRWRSGLIRQISDFQRWLQEQDLNDAQTGLRIQHLLDKLHEDKLNIAFVAEFSRGKSELINAIFFAEYGQRILPSSAGRTTMCPTELLYDASRPNCIQLLPIETRATNTTTSEYRRYPDEWHTLPLNTESAEDMQAAFQEVGQTRWATLDEARSLGLFDDEDPDLKLTIRDGKIEIPCWRHAVINFPHPLLEKGLVILDTPGLNAIGTEPELTLNLLPNAHAILFILAADTGVTKSDIEVWRNHISRAPGSRRGRIVVLNKIDGLWDSLKSESEINAEIDKQTNQSATLLGIHSDQVFPVSAQKALYAKIHEDAALLDRTRLMALEYALSDELIPAKQEIVRDNTLTEIEDLALATRAILDARHASIREQLTELGALRGKNRDVIESMLDKIQDEKQHFEKGMVRFQALRSVFTQQTNTLYSHVSVDRLKKRINEARTDMQRAKLSTGITGAMQRFFRDINGDISKSAEQVAEIQAMMAGMYRRFSEEHGLVNSSPPPFSTLKYHKEIARLEKSFNEHFNNLGTILTTSQNTMTSKFFETIASRILHVYEVANRDIDHWLKAVMAPMETQVREHQIQLRRRLESVKRIHKATDTLETRINELEEIESTIVQQLREVDIQLKKAYLVLNQPSGSELSTSS